In the genome of Pontibacillus halophilus JSM 076056 = DSM 19796, one region contains:
- a CDS encoding TetR/AcrR family transcriptional regulator gives MKKNRPKYKQIIDAAVEVIAENGYHASQVSKIAKKAGVADGTIYLYFKNKEDILVSLFQEKMGQFVETIEQEIETHSNASDMLLTLIQVHYHQLAKDHQLAVVTQLELRQSNKELRLKINDVLKGYLMVIDKIVEKGMNDGSFNEHMDRRLVRQMVFGTLDETVTNWVMNDQKYSLEEQATAVHGLITQGLTK, from the coding sequence ATGAAAAAAAATCGACCAAAATACAAACAAATAATTGATGCAGCTGTCGAAGTCATTGCTGAAAATGGGTACCATGCGTCCCAAGTCTCTAAGATTGCGAAGAAGGCAGGAGTAGCGGACGGGACAATCTATCTTTATTTCAAGAATAAAGAGGATATTCTCGTATCCTTGTTTCAGGAAAAGATGGGACAATTCGTAGAAACGATTGAACAAGAAATCGAGACACACTCGAACGCCAGTGACATGCTCCTGACTTTAATTCAAGTGCACTACCATCAACTCGCAAAGGACCATCAGCTCGCTGTTGTCACTCAACTCGAGTTACGACAGTCTAACAAAGAGCTTCGCTTAAAAATTAACGATGTGTTAAAAGGGTATTTGATGGTGATTGACAAGATTGTTGAGAAGGGCATGAACGATGGTAGCTTTAACGAGCATATGGATCGCCGTCTAGTACGTCAAATGGTCTTCGGAACATTAGACGAAACCGTTACAAACTGGGTCATGAATGATCAGAAATATAGTTTGGAAGAACAGGCTACAGCGGTACATGGGCTTATTACACAAGGGTTAACGAAATAA
- a CDS encoding enoyl-CoA hydratase, with product MNLLSVEMKDQLAVITIQSPPANALSSALLMDLSQALDTIEQEANTKAIIIKGEGKFFSAGADIKEFTSYQSGSEHSNMAPNGQALFDRIETFQIPIIAAIHGAALGGGLELAMSCHMRIVAEDAQLGLPELTLGIIPGFGGTQRLPRHVGAAKAYEMILTAEPITGAEAASLGLANRAVPQEELEASALQLASKITAKSAPSIHSVMKVVPYTFTSQFGTGIEQEAVEFGKVFGTEDAKEGVQAFIEKRKPNFKDR from the coding sequence ATGAACCTACTATCTGTAGAAATGAAAGATCAACTTGCAGTGATTACCATTCAAAGTCCTCCTGCCAACGCTCTCTCTAGTGCGCTATTGATGGATCTATCACAAGCGTTAGATACCATTGAACAAGAAGCGAACACCAAGGCCATTATCATCAAAGGGGAAGGGAAGTTTTTCTCGGCAGGGGCAGATATTAAGGAATTTACATCCTACCAATCTGGTAGTGAACATAGCAATATGGCACCGAATGGTCAAGCGTTATTTGATCGAATTGAGACGTTCCAAATCCCAATCATTGCGGCCATTCATGGTGCTGCCTTAGGTGGCGGCCTTGAGCTTGCCATGTCGTGCCACATGAGAATTGTGGCAGAAGACGCGCAGCTCGGATTGCCAGAATTAACACTAGGCATTATACCAGGGTTTGGTGGGACGCAGCGACTTCCTCGACATGTAGGCGCTGCCAAGGCGTACGAAATGATTCTGACGGCTGAACCGATTACAGGTGCGGAGGCTGCTTCATTAGGGCTTGCAAACCGAGCGGTCCCTCAGGAGGAGTTAGAAGCATCTGCGTTACAACTAGCTTCTAAGATTACCGCCAAGAGCGCTCCGTCCATACATTCTGTGATGAAGGTCGTTCCATACACCTTCACTTCACAATTTGGGACTGGAATTGAGCAGGAAGCTGTTGAATTTGGCAAAGTATTTGGGACAGAAGATGCCAAAGAAGGCGTTCAAGCTTTTATCGAGAAACGGAAACCAAATTTCAAAGATCGTTAA
- a CDS encoding electron transfer flavoprotein subunit beta/FixA family protein, protein MNIYVLLKRTFDTEEKITIGNGRIEDDSAEFIINPYDEYAVEEAIQLRDEHGGEVTVVTIGEEDAEKQLRTALAMGADKAVLINTEDDLEEGDQFSTVKILEAFFEDKEADIILAGNVAIDEASGQVGPRLAERLNIPYVTTITSITVENETVNIERDVEGDVEKVQTSLPLLVTCQQGLNEPRYPSLPGIMKAKKKPLEELELDDLDLDEDDVEAKTKTIEIFLPPEKEAGKVLEGDIDQQVKELVSLLRTEAKVL, encoded by the coding sequence ATGAACATTTATGTATTGCTGAAAAGAACGTTCGATACGGAAGAGAAGATTACAATTGGGAATGGTCGAATTGAGGATGATAGTGCAGAATTCATTATTAATCCTTATGACGAGTACGCGGTTGAGGAAGCCATTCAACTTCGCGATGAGCACGGTGGTGAAGTAACGGTTGTGACGATTGGTGAAGAAGATGCGGAGAAACAATTGCGGACAGCATTGGCAATGGGAGCAGATAAAGCGGTTCTAATTAACACAGAGGATGACTTAGAAGAAGGCGACCAATTCTCAACTGTTAAGATATTGGAAGCATTCTTTGAAGATAAGGAAGCAGACATTATCCTTGCAGGGAACGTAGCAATCGATGAAGCAAGCGGCCAAGTGGGACCACGCTTAGCTGAACGATTGAATATTCCTTATGTGACGACCATTACAAGCATTACGGTTGAAAATGAAACCGTTAACATTGAGCGAGACGTGGAAGGAGACGTAGAGAAAGTACAAACGTCACTCCCATTACTTGTTACGTGTCAGCAAGGTCTTAACGAACCTCGTTACCCATCACTTCCTGGAATCATGAAAGCAAAGAAAAAACCGCTTGAAGAACTTGAGTTGGATGATTTAGACCTTGATGAAGACGACGTAGAAGCGAAAACAAAAACGATTGAAATCTTCCTTCCTCCTGAGAAAGAAGCAGGTAAGGTGCTCGAGGGTGATATCGACCAACAAGTGAAAGAACTAGTTTCTTTGTTAAGAACTGAAGCGAAGGTGCTGTAG
- a CDS encoding electron transfer flavoprotein subunit alpha/FixB family protein, translated as MGKKVLVIGEQREGTLRNVTFEAIAAAKTISGDGEVVGVLCGSEDLSSLGQEMVAYGADRVITVSNEALKQYTSEGFGQAIMAVIQDENPEGILMGHTAIGKDLTPKLASKLETGLISDATVVEETGGNFVFTRPIYSGKAFEKKIITDGVIFATIRPNNIPALDKDESRTGEVTAKDVDVKDIRTIIQDVIRKTSEGVDLSEAKIIVAGGRGVKSSEGFEPLEELANVLGGAVGASRGACDAGYCDYSLQIGQTGKVVTPDLYIAVGISGAIQHLAGMSNSKVIVAINKDPEANIFNVADYGIVGDLFDVVPKLIEEMKQIGVNA; from the coding sequence ATGGGGAAAAAGGTATTGGTTATTGGGGAACAACGTGAAGGTACACTAAGGAACGTTACATTTGAGGCCATTGCAGCTGCGAAAACAATTAGTGGAGACGGAGAAGTAGTTGGGGTGTTGTGTGGATCTGAAGACTTATCTTCACTCGGGCAAGAAATGGTTGCTTATGGTGCCGATCGGGTTATTACCGTTTCTAACGAAGCGTTAAAGCAATATACGTCTGAAGGATTTGGGCAAGCTATTATGGCTGTCATCCAAGACGAGAACCCTGAAGGTATTCTTATGGGGCATACAGCAATTGGGAAAGATTTAACACCGAAGCTTGCAAGTAAACTTGAAACAGGTCTTATCTCTGATGCTACCGTTGTTGAAGAGACGGGCGGGAACTTTGTATTCACGCGACCTATTTATTCAGGGAAGGCCTTTGAGAAGAAGATTATTACAGACGGAGTCATCTTTGCTACGATTCGTCCTAATAACATTCCAGCGCTCGACAAGGATGAAAGTCGTACTGGAGAAGTAACCGCTAAAGATGTAGATGTGAAAGACATTCGTACAATTATACAAGACGTCATTCGTAAGACGTCAGAAGGGGTTGACCTGTCTGAAGCTAAGATTATTGTGGCAGGCGGCCGTGGGGTGAAGAGCTCAGAAGGATTTGAGCCTTTAGAAGAGCTCGCCAATGTATTAGGCGGTGCTGTTGGTGCATCTCGTGGGGCTTGTGATGCAGGCTACTGCGATTATTCGTTGCAAATCGGTCAAACAGGTAAAGTGGTCACACCAGACCTTTATATCGCAGTCGGAATCTCCGGGGCGATTCAACACTTAGCTGGAATGTCAAACTCCAAAGTCATCGTAGCGATCAATAAAGACCCAGAGGCCAACATTTTCAATGTGGCGGACTACGGTATTGTAGGGGATTTATTTGATGTCGTACCGAAATTAATTGAAGAAATGAAACAAATCGGCGTTAACGCATAG
- the trxA gene encoding thioredoxin: MAITHATDQNFATETGEGLVLADFWAPWCGPCKMIAPVLEEMDSEMSDQVKIVKLDVDENQETAGKFGVMSIPTLLLFKDGQVVDQVIGFQPKEALVELVNKHS, encoded by the coding sequence ATGGCAATTACACACGCAACTGACCAAAACTTCGCTACTGAAACAGGCGAAGGTCTAGTACTAGCAGACTTCTGGGCGCCTTGGTGCGGACCTTGTAAAATGATCGCTCCAGTTCTAGAAGAAATGGATTCTGAAATGAGCGACCAAGTGAAAATCGTAAAACTTGACGTTGACGAAAACCAAGAAACAGCTGGTAAATTCGGAGTTATGAGTATCCCAACTCTACTTCTTTTCAAAGACGGTCAAGTGGTTGACCAAGTCATTGGTTTCCAACCTAAAGAAGCACTAGTTGAACTAGTAAACAAACACTCATAA